In a genomic window of Gossypium arboreum isolate Shixiya-1 chromosome 9, ASM2569848v2, whole genome shotgun sequence:
- the LOC108456834 gene encoding pentatricopeptide repeat-containing protein At5g19020, mitochondrial: protein MFNSLKPKSCWLHKCLSTSAPSSKPHHYDLLLISSLKSAATHCSISHGRITHCLVIKSGFASNPFIFNTLINMYAKCGFLRDAERLFSSSPNLDPVSYNIMISGYVKSGRFHEARSLFGQMPKKGCVSYTTMIMGFASKGYWREAIGIFKEMRYGGILPNEVTLASLISACSGFGGISICRLLHGLAVKVILDEFVIVSTNLLHMYCVCGSLKDGRDLFNQMLEKNVVSWNVMLNGYAKAGDVELARELFEKIPVKEKDVVSWGTMVDAYVQVDWLSEALTMFCAMLREGVEASDVMIVDLVSACARLSATLEGFQLHGRTVKAGFECYDFVQATIIHFYAACGRVDLAYLQFEVGVKDHLPSRNAVIAGYIRNGMIKQARRLFDEMAERDVSSWSSMIAGYAQSEQPNIALQLFHEMIACGMQPNQITLASVFSAIASLGMLNEGRWAHEYVQNNCIPLNDNLSAAIIDMYAKCGSINAALEVFCQIRGKASTVSPWNAMICGLAMHGDANLSLEIYSYLERRHHIKQNSITFIGVLTACCHAGLVELGEKYFKRMKSVYNIDPGIKHYGCMVDLLGRAGRLEEAEKMIMSMPMRADVVIWGTLLAACRTHGNVDIGERAAENLAKLEPCHGGGKVLLSNLYADAGRWEDVFSVRRAMQNQRVKKSPGYSGVV from the coding sequence ATGTTCAATTCTCTCAAACCAAAATCTTGTTGGCTGCACAAATGTCTCTCCACTTCAGCACCTTCTTCCAAACCCCACCACTACGACCTCCTTCTCATCTCTTCCTTAAAATCCGCTGCAACTCATTGCTCTATTTCTCATGGCCGAATAACCCATTGCCTCGTAATCAAATCAGGCTTCGCTTCCAACCCTTTTATCTTTAACACCTTGATAAACATGTACGCCAAGTGCGGCTTCCTTCGAGACGCTGAACGTTTGTTCTCTTCTTCTCCCAACCTGGACCCTGTTTCTTACAACATCATGATTTCTGGGTATGTAAAATCTGGTCGGTTTCATGAAGCACGTAGCCTGTTTGGTCAAATGCCTAAGAAGGGTTGTGTTTCTTATACTACCATGATAATGGGATTTGCTTCAAAGGGCTACTGGAGAGAAGCAATTGGGATTTTTAAGGAAATGAGATATGGTGGTATTTTGCCTAACGAAGTCACGTTGGCAAGTTTGATTTCTGCTTGTTCGGGTTTTGGAGGGATTTCCATTTGTAGGCTGTTACATGGTTTGGCGGTTAAGGTGATCCTTGACGAGTTCGTTATTGTTTCAACCAATTTGCTTCACATGTACTGTGTTTGTGGGAGTTTAAAGGATGGGAGGGATTTGTTTAACCAGATGCTAGAGAAGAATGTTGTTTCTTGGAATGTGATGTTGAATGGGTATGCAAAAGCTGGGGATGTTGAGTTGGCCCGGGAGTTGTTTGAGAAAATTCCCGTGAAGGAAAAAGATGTTGTTTCGTGGGGTACCATGGTTGATGCTTATGTTCAAGTGGATTGGTTAAGTGAAGCTTTAACAATGTTTTGTGCTATGTTACGTGAGGGAGTTGAGGCAAGTGATGTTATGATTGTCGATTTGGTTTCAGCATGTGCGCGTTTGAGTGCGACCCTAGAGGGCTTTCAGCTCCATGGTAGGACTGTGAAGGCAGGTTTTGAATGTTATGATTTTGTGCAAGCAACTATCATTCATTTTTATGCAGCTTGTGGGAGGGTTGATCTTGCTTATTTGCAGTTTGAAGTGGGTGTTAAGGATCATCTTCCTTCTAGAAATGCGGTTATTGCAGGATATATAAGAAATGGAATGATCAAACAGGCGAGACGGTTATTCGATGAGATGGCtgaaagagatgtttcttcatggAGCTCTATGATTGCCGGTTACGCGCAGAGTGAGCAACCTAACATCGCTTTACAGCTCTTCCACGAAATGATAGCTTGTGGTATGCAGCCAAACCAAATAACATTGGCAAGTGTTTTCTCTGCAATTGCTTCTTTAGGCATGTTGAATGAAGGGAGATGGGCTCATGAATATGTACAAAATAACTGCATCCCTCTTAATGACAACTTAAGTGCTGCTATCATTGATATGTATGCAAAATGTGGGAGCATCAATGCTGCTTTAGAAGTTTTTTGTCAAATCCGAGGGAAGGCCTCTACTGTCTCACCTTGGAATGCAATGATATGTGGCTTGGCCATGCATGGAGATGCCAATTTATCACTTGAAATATATTCTTACTTGGAAAGGAGGCATCATATCAAGCAGAATTCAATAACATTCATTGGGGTCCTTACCGCATGCTGCCATGCTGGGTTGGTAGAACTTGGGGAGAAGTATTTCAAGCGCATGAAGAGTGTATATAACATAGATCCTGGTATCAAGCATTATGGTTGTATGGTAGACCTGTTGGGACGAGCTGGTCGTCTAGAAGAAGCCGAGAAAATGATTATGAGTATGCCTATGAGGGCAGATGTTGTGATTTGGGGCACATTATTGGCAGCATGTAGAACACATGGGAATGTGGATATAGGGGAAAGGGCCGCAGAGAACTTGGCAAAGTTGGAACCTTGTCATGGAGGGGGTAAAGTCCTTTTGTCCAATTTATATGCAGATGCAGGGAGGTGGGAAGATGTATTTTCTGTAAGGAGAGCAATGCAAAATCAAAGAGTGAAGAAATCTCCTGGCTACAGTGGTGTTGTATGA